One Desulfovibrio sp. genomic window carries:
- a CDS encoding MarR family winged helix-turn-helix transcriptional regulator — protein MKSVSTPPQSPCVCTNLRRIAQRVTGFYDVALESAGISVTQYSLLANISRMPGCGTGQLAQRVRLERSTLVRTLQPLLSQGFIVDKAPAGSRKRQLYLSPLGEDVFARAMLLWQQAQTDIKTHLGESYETLWHIFTQIDSLK, from the coding sequence ATGAAATCCGTTTCGACCCCGCCCCAATCGCCATGCGTCTGCACAAATTTGCGGCGCATAGCCCAACGGGTGACAGGTTTCTACGACGTAGCGCTTGAGTCCGCTGGCATCAGCGTTACCCAGTATTCCTTGCTGGCCAACATTTCGCGCATGCCGGGTTGCGGCACGGGGCAGTTGGCGCAGCGGGTGCGGCTGGAGCGCAGTACCTTGGTGCGCACCCTGCAGCCACTTTTGAGTCAGGGGTTCATCGTGGACAAAGCTCCCGCCGGAAGTCGGAAGCGCCAGCTTTATCTCAGCCCGCTGGGGGAAGACGTTTTCGCCAGGGCAATGCTGTTATGGCAGCAGGCCCAAACGGACATCAAAACGCATCTTGGCGAAAGCTATGAAACGCTTTGGCATATTTTTACGCAGATCGACTCGCTGAAATAG
- a CDS encoding response regulator: MSIRTLIKTSNMVQLGVVLMLGLCIVWLGRSLSEVNGLLHNYYRIASLLVEIGNTPRESYHAALDYLSTGDAAHFERWQRLLREERGEDIRPDTARVAPGERVALSTLVDNLEVDASTRAKMHAILAQVDTFNIMTEDVLNLARGQKLDSDATASAAWIARPGPQAALRMMHDCHLARMPDAIAADASHLGSMQYADFFVRLDKREGLLRWTMLAALGGLILLGASVLGNTCIFITRVANPLDRVSGYAESIAAGLDPEPLQLRHRDELAGMFASLQRMKDTLFSRISELKEVEMWARKSRQQAIQARSQALTSLELAQRASHVQDDFLRRISHEIRTPLNAIIGMSYLSLQTDLSGVQRDYLAHINKSGSVLLDMVNRILDFSSASEGSMRMERRIFDLPGFLELLRQSVAGTALEKRLLLSVTRGPSIPATVAGDERHLEEVLRILLDNAVKYTVRGSVALRVQRADEPAATEGALRLTFVVEDSGPGLREEDWKKLFEPFALGDESMTRSRSGLGLGLALARQLVSLMGGELEVFSVPGEGSRFFFSVDVDTVDSFSLSAGSAEKTPLARPVRPVDGSPGIFFTGAQSPAGEPGGRTRAMPETDAMPEIGAMPEIGVGSESAAGQPALAADGVEAPDPGAFLPRTVLVVEDNDINAQIACELLQQAGLNVVLAANGQEALDRLKAPEHGDIALVLMDVQMPVMDGLEATRRIRSEGFAPVDLPVIAMTAHADVSSRMDGKEVGMNAYLTKPVNPETLYDCLEKWLPGGLRRNPFRNAQAEDALSPDPQVGSFLSSSGEEDSHARRLQAIKARTKGQHNPVINIEAGLATVGNDRKLYLELLFRFVEHYGDSAVQLRDLVRDGNLDAAVRLAHTVKGVAANLGVERVLRLTRMMENALPDAPLDPGLLNAFEAEMARVLEYVQSVKGLDRETRSGNLQLAEEHRTALLALLGELPQRMERDWGGVEDALEALIPLMEGTPHAEEVAAILVAVKDFDMDGMTDKASQLRQKLLRGQA; the protein is encoded by the coding sequence ATGAGCATCAGAACCCTCATCAAAACTTCCAACATGGTGCAACTGGGCGTGGTTCTCATGCTTGGCCTGTGCATCGTATGGCTCGGACGCAGCCTGTCCGAAGTCAACGGGCTTTTGCACAACTACTACCGTATTGCGAGTCTGCTTGTCGAAATAGGCAATACCCCGCGCGAAAGCTACCACGCCGCGCTTGACTACCTTTCCACTGGTGATGCTGCCCACTTTGAGCGCTGGCAACGTCTTTTGCGTGAGGAACGTGGCGAGGATATCCGCCCCGACACGGCCAGGGTGGCCCCAGGTGAGCGCGTGGCCCTGTCCACCCTGGTGGACAATCTGGAGGTGGATGCCTCCACGCGCGCGAAGATGCATGCCATTCTGGCGCAGGTGGACACGTTCAACATCATGACCGAGGACGTCCTCAATCTTGCCCGTGGGCAAAAGCTCGACTCCGATGCAACGGCGTCCGCCGCCTGGATCGCCCGCCCCGGCCCGCAAGCCGCCCTGCGCATGATGCACGACTGCCATCTGGCCCGAATGCCGGACGCCATCGCCGCAGACGCCAGCCATCTTGGCAGCATGCAGTACGCCGATTTTTTTGTCCGCCTGGACAAGCGTGAGGGCCTTCTGCGCTGGACCATGCTGGCAGCCCTGGGCGGGCTGATCCTGCTTGGGGCCTCCGTGCTGGGCAATACCTGCATTTTCATAACGCGCGTGGCCAACCCCCTGGACAGGGTAAGCGGGTATGCCGAAAGCATCGCCGCCGGACTTGATCCGGAACCACTGCAACTCCGGCACAGGGATGAGCTGGCGGGCATGTTCGCCTCGCTGCAGCGTATGAAGGACACGCTTTTTTCGCGCATCAGCGAATTGAAAGAAGTGGAAATGTGGGCGCGCAAAAGCCGTCAGCAGGCCATACAGGCGCGGTCGCAGGCGCTCACGTCGCTGGAGCTCGCCCAGCGGGCCTCCCACGTGCAGGACGATTTTTTGCGCCGCATCAGCCATGAAATACGCACGCCGCTCAATGCCATCATCGGCATGAGTTACCTCAGTCTGCAAACGGATCTCAGCGGCGTGCAGCGCGACTACCTTGCCCATATCAATAAATCCGGAAGCGTGCTGCTGGACATGGTCAACAGGATTCTGGATTTTTCCAGCGCCAGCGAAGGGTCCATGCGTATGGAACGCAGGATTTTCGACCTGCCGGGCTTTCTGGAACTGCTGCGTCAGAGCGTGGCGGGCACGGCTCTGGAAAAGCGCCTTTTGCTCAGTGTGACGCGGGGCCCGTCCATTCCTGCCACCGTGGCGGGTGATGAGCGCCATCTGGAAGAAGTGCTGCGCATCCTGCTGGACAATGCCGTCAAATACACTGTGCGCGGCAGCGTCGCATTGCGCGTGCAGCGGGCGGACGAACCCGCCGCCACAGAAGGAGCCCTGCGGCTGACCTTTGTGGTGGAGGACAGCGGCCCCGGCCTGCGCGAAGAGGACTGGAAAAAGCTTTTTGAGCCCTTTGCCCTGGGGGACGAGTCCATGACGCGGTCGCGCAGCGGCCTGGGCCTGGGGCTTGCGCTGGCGCGGCAGCTGGTCAGCCTTATGGGTGGCGAGCTTGAGGTGTTCAGCGTGCCGGGAGAAGGCAGCCGTTTCTTTTTTTCGGTGGATGTGGATACAGTGGACAGCTTCAGCCTGTCTGCCGGTTCTGCGGAAAAAACGCCCCTTGCCCGGCCTGTGCGCCCTGTCGACGGCTCTCCCGGGATTTTCTTCACCGGAGCGCAGAGTCCGGCAGGCGAGCCCGGCGGCCGTACGCGGGCCATGCCCGAAACTGACGCCATGCCCGAAATCGGCGCCATGCCCGAAATCGGCGTTGGGTCTGAATCGGCGGCAGGCCAGCCAGCCCTGGCGGCTGACGGCGTGGAGGCCCCGGATCCGGGCGCATTTCTGCCCCGTACGGTGCTGGTGGTGGAAGACAATGACATCAACGCGCAAATCGCGTGTGAACTGCTGCAACAGGCGGGACTGAACGTCGTGCTGGCAGCCAACGGGCAGGAAGCCCTGGACCGGCTGAAAGCGCCCGAGCACGGGGACATAGCCCTGGTGCTGATGGATGTGCAGATGCCGGTCATGGACGGTCTTGAGGCCACAAGGCGCATCCGTTCCGAGGGGTTCGCCCCGGTGGACTTGCCCGTCATTGCCATGACGGCCCATGCGGACGTGTCTTCGCGCATGGACGGCAAGGAGGTGGGCATGAACGCCTACCTCACCAAACCCGTAAATCCTGAAACGCTCTATGACTGCCTTGAAAAATGGCTGCCGGGCGGGCTCCGTCGCAATCCTTTCAGGAATGCGCAGGCTGAGGACGCACTGTCGCCAGACCCGCAGGTGGGCTCTTTTCTTTCAAGCTCCGGCGAGGAAGACAGCCATGCCAGGCGTCTGCAGGCCATCAAGGCCCGCACGAAGGGGCAGCACAACCCCGTCATCAATATTGAGGCCGGTCTTGCCACCGTGGGCAACGACAGAAAACTGTATCTTGAGCTTTTGTTCCGTTTTGTGGAACACTATGGCGACAGCGCCGTCCAGCTGCGCGACCTGGTGCGTGACGGCAACCTTGATGCCGCCGTCCGTCTGGCGCATACCGTCAAGGGCGTGGCCGCCAATCTGGGGGTGGAACGCGTCCTCCGCCTGACCCGCATGATGGAAAACGCCCTGCCGGATGCCCCGCTGGATCCGGGGCTGCTCAATGCCTTTGAGGCAGAAATGGCGCGTGTGCTCGAATATGTTCAAAGTGTAAAAGGCCTTGACCGCGAAACCAGAAGCGGCAACCTGCAACTCGCCGAAGAGCACCGCACCGCGCTGCTGGCCCTGCTGGGCGAATTGCCCCAGCGTATGGAAAGGGACTGGGGCGGCGTGGAAGACGCGCTGGAAGCACTGATTCCGCTGATGGAAGGCACGCCCCATGCTGAAGAAGTGGCGGCCATACTGGTGGCTGTCAAAGATTTTGATATGGACGGCATGACAGACAAAGCCAGCCAGTTGCGGCAAAAGCTGCTGCGCGGGCAAGCCTGA
- a CDS encoding chemotaxis protein CheW, which yields MDHTADTAFERSVEDGHEGDRLQLVTFHIAGEEFGVDILSVQEIIRPMQITMVPHAARFIEGVINLRGKVIPVINMRTRFNMSALERDSDTRIVVMEFDQKIVGFLVDGVSEVLRIPASTVEPAPPVICGIGSEYIKGVGKLDDRLLILLDLDTLLSEMNAEAG from the coding sequence ATGGATCATACAGCAGATACCGCGTTTGAGCGGAGCGTTGAAGACGGGCACGAAGGCGACAGGCTGCAGCTGGTCACCTTTCATATAGCTGGAGAAGAATTTGGCGTGGACATCCTTTCCGTGCAGGAAATCATCCGGCCCATGCAGATAACCATGGTGCCGCATGCGGCGCGTTTCATTGAAGGCGTCATCAATCTGCGGGGCAAGGTCATACCCGTCATCAACATGCGTACCCGTTTCAATATGTCCGCCCTGGAACGCGACAGTGATACCCGTATCGTGGTGATGGAATTTGACCAGAAAATCGTGGGCTTTCTGGTGGACGGCGTTTCAGAGGTGCTGCGCATTCCCGCGTCCACGGTGGAGCCCGCCCCGCCCGTAATCTGCGGCATCGGCTCGGAATATATCAAGGGCGTGGGCAAGCTTGACGATCGCCTGCTTATTCTGCTTGACCTTGACACGTTATTGAGCGAAATGAACGCCGAAGCGGGCTAG
- a CDS encoding DegT/DnrJ/EryC1/StrS family aminotransferase has translation MSMRLSRSIVGEAEARAVSRVLLEDGYLGMGNEVRLFEEEVARYLGVRPDQVITTNTGTAALHLAVDAVAAQCSVPGKPEVLVPSLTFVASFQAISAAGCVPVACDVLTETGTLDLADAEKRLTPNTIALMYVDYASNPWHLDEVYDFACRKGLRVVEDAAHAFGCKHDGRKIGSFGDMVCFSFDGIKNITCGEGGCLVAFDAEAGRLASDARLLSVEDDAQKRFAGARSWDPDVKRQGWRYHMSNIMAAIGRVQLSRLDAEFIPARRALAARYAERLSGVSGVALLRTDPRDFVVRHIMPVRVLDGRKDAVKEALAAQGLPTGVHYKPNHLLSYFGHGESLPVTEQLYAELVTLPMHPGLTVEDVDAVCAGIAGALKS, from the coding sequence ATGTCCATGCGTCTTTCCCGTTCCATAGTGGGTGAAGCAGAGGCCCGTGCCGTCAGCCGTGTTCTTCTTGAAGACGGCTATCTTGGCATGGGCAATGAAGTGCGGCTTTTTGAAGAAGAAGTGGCCCGGTATCTCGGCGTAAGGCCGGATCAGGTCATTACAACCAATACGGGCACGGCGGCCCTGCATCTGGCCGTCGACGCCGTGGCCGCCCAGTGCTCTGTGCCGGGCAAGCCCGAAGTGCTTGTGCCCTCCCTGACCTTTGTGGCGTCCTTTCAGGCCATCAGCGCCGCAGGCTGCGTGCCTGTGGCCTGCGACGTGCTGACAGAAACCGGCACCCTTGATCTGGCCGATGCCGAAAAACGCCTTACCCCCAATACCATAGCCCTCATGTACGTGGACTATGCCAGCAACCCCTGGCACCTCGACGAGGTCTATGACTTTGCCTGCCGCAAGGGACTGCGCGTCGTTGAAGACGCCGCCCATGCGTTCGGCTGCAAGCATGACGGCCGCAAGATCGGCAGTTTCGGCGATATGGTCTGCTTCAGCTTTGACGGCATCAAGAATATTACCTGCGGCGAAGGCGGCTGCCTGGTGGCTTTTGACGCCGAAGCCGGACGGCTGGCTTCCGACGCCCGCCTGCTCTCTGTGGAAGATGACGCGCAAAAGCGTTTTGCCGGGGCCCGCTCCTGGGACCCTGACGTGAAACGGCAGGGCTGGCGCTACCATATGAGCAACATTATGGCCGCCATCGGACGCGTGCAGCTTTCGCGCCTCGATGCGGAGTTCATCCCCGCGCGGCGCGCCCTTGCGGCCCGCTATGCCGAACGCCTGTCCGGCGTGTCGGGTGTGGCCCTGCTGCGCACCGACCCCCGCGATTTTGTGGTGCGCCATATCATGCCGGTACGCGTGCTTGACGGCCGCAAGGATGCGGTGAAGGAAGCTCTGGCCGCCCAGGGCCTGCCCACTGGCGTCCATTACAAGCCCAATCACCTTTTGAGTTACTTCGGCCATGGCGAAAGCCTGCCCGTTACCGAACAGCTGTACGCCGAACTGGTGACGCTGCCCATGCATCCCGGTCTGACCGTGGAAGATGTGGATGCCGTGTGCGCCGGAATAGCCGGGGCATTGAAGAGTTGA
- a CDS encoding lactate permease LctP family transporter → MAWTQVYDPMGGPVWSALVAGIPLISLFYMLAVRRAKGHYAAALAVALAFLLALFVWGMPTSTAFSALTYGAAFGLFPIIWIVVTAVWVYNMTVESGEFEYIKDSLARLTDDRRLQAIFIAFAFGSFIEGTAGFGTPVAITAAMLVGLGFRPLYAAGICLIANTAPVAFGAIGIPIIVGAQVSGLNEMTVSQIVGRQLPFLSILVPLWLCCVMCGFRRAMEVLPAILVAGVAFAGSQFLFSNFHGPTLPDIMSALITIIALVLLLRVWKPARIWRFEGEQESKLEGTAPAFGVVLRAWLPYIILAVMVFLWGLPQFKNMLNAIPGAVMKFSWPGLDGMVEKTAPIVAKNSNYAAVFMFNWLSAGGTAILIAGFIAVPFMPGYSFGKAISCFGRTMYQLRFPILTISMILGLAYLMNYSGMSSTMGIAFTLTGSLFPLFSPILGWLGVFLTGSDTSSNALFCGMQRSTAEVVGMDPNLAVAANSSGGVTGKMISPQSISVATAATNLVGHEGDLFRFTLGHSVAMTLFICALTYLQAGVLHWMLPS, encoded by the coding sequence ATGGCATGGACGCAAGTTTACGACCCGATGGGCGGCCCCGTATGGTCCGCTCTGGTGGCAGGGATTCCACTCATCAGTCTTTTTTACATGTTGGCGGTTCGACGCGCCAAAGGTCACTACGCCGCGGCTCTGGCCGTGGCCCTGGCCTTCCTTCTCGCCCTCTTTGTCTGGGGCATGCCCACGAGCACGGCATTCAGCGCTCTGACCTACGGGGCGGCCTTCGGCCTCTTCCCGATCATCTGGATTGTTGTCACAGCCGTGTGGGTGTACAACATGACCGTGGAATCGGGCGAATTTGAGTACATCAAGGACTCTCTTGCCCGCCTGACGGACGACCGCCGTCTGCAGGCCATCTTTATCGCCTTTGCCTTCGGTTCGTTCATTGAAGGCACGGCCGGCTTCGGCACCCCGGTGGCCATCACCGCCGCCATGTTGGTGGGCCTGGGCTTCAGACCCCTGTACGCCGCCGGTATCTGCCTTATCGCCAACACCGCCCCCGTGGCCTTCGGCGCCATCGGCATTCCGATCATCGTGGGCGCGCAGGTTTCCGGTCTGAACGAAATGACCGTGAGCCAGATCGTGGGCCGCCAGTTGCCCTTCCTGTCCATTCTTGTGCCCCTGTGGCTCTGCTGCGTCATGTGCGGCTTCCGCCGCGCCATGGAAGTGCTGCCCGCCATTCTTGTGGCCGGTGTGGCCTTTGCCGGTTCGCAGTTCCTGTTCTCCAACTTCCACGGCCCGACCCTGCCTGACATCATGTCGGCCCTGATCACCATCATCGCCCTGGTGCTGCTGCTGCGCGTGTGGAAGCCCGCCCGCATCTGGCGCTTCGAAGGCGAACAGGAAAGCAAGCTTGAAGGCACTGCACCGGCTTTTGGCGTGGTGCTTCGCGCATGGCTGCCCTACATCATTCTGGCCGTCATGGTCTTTTTGTGGGGCCTGCCCCAGTTCAAGAACATGCTTAACGCCATTCCCGGCGCGGTCATGAAGTTCTCCTGGCCCGGCCTGGACGGCATGGTTGAAAAGACCGCCCCCATTGTGGCCAAGAACAGCAATTACGCCGCCGTGTTTATGTTTAACTGGCTGTCTGCTGGCGGTACCGCCATTCTGATCGCCGGTTTCATAGCCGTACCCTTCATGCCCGGCTATTCCTTTGGCAAGGCCATCAGCTGCTTTGGCCGCACCATGTACCAGTTGCGCTTCCCCATTCTGACCATCTCCATGATTCTTGGCCTGGCCTACCTCATGAACTACTCTGGCATGAGCTCCACAATGGGTATTGCCTTCACCCTGACCGGCTCCCTGTTCCCGCTGTTCTCGCCCATCCTGGGCTGGCTCGGCGTGTTCCTGACCGGTTCGGACACCTCCTCCAACGCCCTCTTCTGCGGTATGCAGCGCTCCACCGCCGAAGTGGTGGGCATGGACCCCAACCTGGCCGTGGCCGCCAACTCCTCCGGTGGTGTTACGGGTAAGATGATTTCGCCCCAGTCCATCAGTGTGGCCACCGCGGCTACCAACCTGGTGGGTCATGAAGGCGACCTCTTCCGCTTCACCCTGGGTCACAGTGTCGCCATGACCCTGTTCATCTGCGCGCTCACCTATCTGCAGGCTGGCGTGCTGCACTGGATGCTTCCTTCCTAG
- a CDS encoding glycosyltransferase family 2 protein, protein MSVPAVSVIMNCLNSSRDLREAMDSIMAQTFTDFEIVFWDNGSTDESPAIAKSYGEKVRYFRGETTVPLGAGRNLALAQARGRYIAFLDCDDIWRPRKLELQVGLFEANPRVGLVSTDTEIFDGKRVIKRLFAETRPARGMAFAALMERQWISMSSAMVRAEALAGLSEHAVPTGQGENGGWFDESLNVCEEADVFYRIAHDWELDHVDEPLTVWRVHGENTTFRKFGQFADETLRILDKHRRLYPGYDQEHAGLVLLLTRRAAFQKAVALWREGRNAEARKVMAPWRNSGKKYQMFWWASFLPGGCFDAAARLYFALPAFLRR, encoded by the coding sequence ATGAGCGTTCCCGCCGTTTCTGTCATCATGAACTGCCTCAACAGCTCCCGCGACCTGCGCGAAGCTATGGACAGCATCATGGCCCAGACGTTCACGGATTTTGAGATCGTTTTCTGGGATAATGGCTCCACGGACGAAAGCCCCGCCATTGCAAAAAGCTATGGCGAAAAAGTGCGCTATTTCAGAGGTGAAACCACGGTGCCGCTCGGCGCGGGCCGTAATCTCGCCCTGGCGCAGGCCAGAGGGCGGTATATCGCCTTTCTGGACTGCGACGACATCTGGCGGCCCCGCAAGCTGGAGCTTCAGGTGGGGCTGTTCGAGGCCAATCCCCGCGTGGGGCTTGTCAGCACGGACACGGAAATTTTCGACGGCAAAAGAGTCATCAAACGCCTGTTCGCCGAAACACGTCCCGCACGCGGCATGGCCTTTGCCGCGCTGATGGAACGGCAGTGGATTTCCATGTCGTCAGCCATGGTTCGGGCCGAAGCCCTTGCCGGACTTTCCGAGCACGCGGTGCCCACAGGGCAGGGTGAAAACGGCGGCTGGTTTGATGAAAGCCTCAACGTCTGCGAAGAGGCCGACGTTTTTTATCGCATTGCCCACGATTGGGAACTGGACCACGTGGACGAGCCGCTCACGGTGTGGCGTGTACACGGGGAGAACACGACCTTTCGCAAGTTCGGCCAGTTTGCGGACGAAACCCTGCGCATTCTGGACAAGCACCGCCGTCTCTACCCTGGCTACGACCAGGAGCACGCCGGACTTGTGCTCCTGCTTACCCGCCGGGCCGCGTTTCAAAAGGCCGTGGCCCTGTGGCGCGAAGGCAGAAACGCCGAAGCGCGCAAAGTCATGGCCCCCTGGCGGAACAGCGGCAAAAAATATCAGATGTTCTGGTGGGCCAGCTTTTTGCCGGGCGGGTGCTTTGACGCGGCAGCCCGTTTGTATTTTGCCCTTCCTGCCTTCCTTCGCCGGTAA
- a CDS encoding GtrA family protein, which yields MRRNSRGIEELSGEGLQPPGVSDLAAFVRGLLARRWVRFGMVGGAASLSYILLGLLFVNLWGMPVLAGNALAYALSFIVSYLGQSLWTFQAAGPGGGLSHWAMLPRFAATQAVGLGLNSVIIWLLMRLGLTYEVAMPMAVLLVPVMVYLLCKYWVFRHSAGMEQAARPASQAASSDHPPTSKEKP from the coding sequence GTGCGCCGGAATAGCCGGGGCATTGAAGAGTTGAGCGGCGAAGGCTTGCAGCCGCCCGGCGTATCTGACCTTGCCGCCTTCGTAAGGGGCCTGCTGGCCAGACGCTGGGTGCGCTTCGGCATGGTGGGCGGGGCGGCCAGCCTCTCGTACATCCTGTTGGGGCTGCTGTTCGTCAACCTGTGGGGCATGCCTGTTCTGGCAGGCAATGCCCTGGCCTATGCGCTGAGTTTCATCGTTTCCTACCTGGGGCAGAGCCTGTGGACATTCCAGGCCGCCGGGCCGGGAGGCGGCCTCTCCCACTGGGCCATGCTGCCGCGTTTTGCCGCCACCCAGGCGGTGGGGCTTGGCCTCAATTCCGTCATCATCTGGCTGCTCATGCGGCTTGGCCTGACCTATGAGGTGGCCATGCCCATGGCCGTGCTGCTTGTGCCGGTCATGGTCTATCTTTTGTGCAAGTACTGGGTGTTCCGTCATAGTGCCGGGATGGAACAGGCTGCCCGGCCTGCCAGCCAGGCGGCTTCATCCGACCATCCCCCAACCAGCAAGGAAAAACCATGA